A stretch of the Rosa rugosa chromosome 5, drRosRugo1.1, whole genome shotgun sequence genome encodes the following:
- the LOC133708985 gene encoding long-chain-fatty-acid--[acyl-carrier-protein] ligase AEE15, chloroplastic-like isoform X4 has protein sequence MATGAINVARGSRSSVEELIQIYNHSESVALAVDSPELFNRIAEPFCSKVVMKFVILLWGEKSSLASRGNIPVFNYKDILDLGRENRKRMLNSNDARKYYTHEAINSNDIATLVYTSGTTGNPKGVMLTHRNLLHQIRNLWDVVPAEIGDRFLSMLPPWHAYERAAEYFTFTNGIEQVYTTVKNLKDDLRHYHPNYVVSVPLVYETLYRGIQKQISTSSKARKLIALSFLSISSAYMEFKRIYEGTYLTRNQKQPSYYASLVDWIGARIVAAILWPLHVMGTKLVYSKIHSAIGISKAGISAGGSLPAHIDKFFEAIGVKLQNGYGLTESSPAVAARRPNCNVLGSVGHPLQHTEFKVVDSETGEVLPRGSSGIVNVRGPQVMKGYYKIEELEDKLREQEKQLLEYKFRVVQEKQLLEDKLREQEKQLLEDKLREQEKQLLEDKLRGQENQLQCTQLFADVVRVTPHEGKTRIRDEITNDVDPSILRASNSLNRWMSQGSTSLRGHDSLHEKRRKREFKSGETENFHRLSTSLYDNKSRKSDPPKIARITRPSKPTATQGPKSRIAYHELNTHFTNYKTQATLTHTRPIPNTPKPKILIIPSSIQSNIH, from the exons ATGGCCACTGGAGCAATCAATGTGGCAAGAGGTTCAAGGTCATCAGTTGAAGAATTGATACAAATATACAATCACTCTGAAAG TGTTGCACTTGCTGTGGATAGTCCTGAATTGTTCAATCGGATTGCAGAACCATTCTGTTCCAAGGTTGTCATGAAATTTGTAATTCTGCTTTGGGGGGAGAAGTCAAGCCTGGCCAGTCGTGGAAACATCCCTGTGTTTAACTACAAGGATATTCTAGATTTGGGACGAGAAAACCGCAAGCGTATGCTTAATTCTAATGATGCAC GGAAATACTATACACATGaagctatcaattcaaatgatATTGCTACACTAGTATATACAAGTGGAACAACAGGCAACCCGAAAGGTGTCATGCTCACTCATCGAAATTTATTACATCAG ATAAGAAACCTCTGGGATGTTGTTCCTGCTGAAATTGGGGACAGATTTCTCAGTATGCTTCCACCATGGCATGCCTATGAACGAGCTGCTGAGTATTTCACATTTACAAATGGAATTGAACAAGTATACACAACTGTAAAGAACTTGAAG GATGATCTGCGACATTATCATCCAAATTATGTCGTTTCAGTTCCTTTAGTGTACGAGACACTTTACAG GGGGATCCAGAAACAGATTTCTACAAGTTCTAAAGCTCGTAAGCTTATTGCACTTTCATTCCTAAGTATCAGTTCGGCATACATGGAGTTTAAGAGAATTTATGAG GGGACATATTTGACAAGGAACCAGAAGCAGCCTTCATATTATGCTTCACTAGTTGATTGGATCGGGGCAAGGATTGTTGCTGCAATATTATGGCCTTTGCATGTGATGGGAACAAAACTAGTGTATAGTAAAATTCACTCTGCTATCGGAATATCAAAG GCTGGCATCAGTGCAGGAGGTAGTTTGCCAGCACATATTGATAAATTTTTTGAG GCAATAGGCGTAAAACTGCAGAATGGATATGGTTTAACAGAGAGTTCTCCTGCTGTTGCTGCTCGGAGACCAAACTGTAAT GTTCTTGGTTCAGTTGGGCATCCACTTCAACATACAGAGTTCAAAGTTGTAGACTCTGAAACTGGTGAAGTTCTCCCACGTGGTTCAAGTGGCATTGTAAACGTCAGGGGTCCGCAAGTGATGAAAGGATATTACAAG ATTGAGGAACTTGAAGATAAGTTGAGGGAGCAAGAGAAACAGTTACTTGAATACAAGTTCAGGGTGGTGCAAGAGAAGCAGTTACTTGAAGACAAGTTGAGGGAGCAAGAGAAGCAGTTACTTGAAGACAAGTTGAGGGAGCAAGAGAAGCAGTTACTTGAAGACAAGTTGAGGGGGCAAGAGAACCAGTTGCAGTGTACTCAACTTTTTGCTGATGTAGTAAGGGTGACTCCTCATGAAGGAAAGACTCGCATAAGAGATGAAATAACGAATGATGTTGATCCTTCTATCTTAAGGGCTTCAAATTCACTAAACCGCTGGATGAGTCAAGGGTCCACATCACTAAGAGGACACGATTCTCTCCatgagaaaagaaggaaaagagagTTTAAAAGTGGTGAGACGGAGAACTTCCACAGGCTGTCAACTTCTTTATATGACAACAAATCTAGGAAATCTGATCCTCCTAAGATTGCAAGAATCACAAGACCATCAAAGCCAACTGCTACTCAAGGTCCCAAATCGCGAATTGCGTATCATGAACTGAACACACATTTCACTAATTACAAAACTCAAGCCACTCTAACACACACCCGCCCAATACCCAACACCCCAAAACCCAAAATTCTCATCATCCCAAGCTCAATTCAATCAAATATCCACTAA
- the LOC133708985 gene encoding probable acyl-activating enzyme 16, chloroplastic isoform X1 produces the protein MATISLVPKLSSSDCGQALQFLFPNCKFRSTQLFHHRKCHGRRAGLPQNRGFRVSCLSKTDEVQIRRYSPFLESALLHGNGTLVADEWQAVPDIWRTSAEKYGDRVALTDPYHDPPSNMTYKQLEQEILDFSEGLRIVGVKPVEKIALFADNSCRWLVADQGIMATGAINVARGSRSSVEELIQIYNHSESVALAVDSPELFNRIAEPFCSKVVMKFVILLWGEKSSLASRGNIPVFNYKDILDLGRENRKRMLNSNDARKYYTHEAINSNDIATLVYTSGTTGNPKGVMLTHRNLLHQIRNLWDVVPAEIGDRFLSMLPPWHAYERAAEYFTFTNGIEQVYTTVKNLKDDLRHYHPNYVVSVPLVYETLYRGIQKQISTSSKARKLIALSFLSISSAYMEFKRIYEGTYLTRNQKQPSYYASLVDWIGARIVAAILWPLHVMGTKLVYSKIHSAIGISKAGISAGGSLPAHIDKFFEAIGVKLQNGYGLTESSPAVAARRPNCNVLGSVGHPLQHTEFKVVDSETGEVLPRGSSGIVNVRGPQVMKGYYKIEELEDKLREQEKQLLEYKFRVVQEKQLLEDKLREQEKQLLEDKLREQEKQLLEDKLRGQENQLQCTQLFADVVRVTPHEGKTRIRDEITNDVDPSILRASNSLNRWMSQGSTSLRGHDSLHEKRRKREFKSGETENFHRLSTSLYDNKSRKSDPPKIARITRPSKPTATQGPKSRIAYHELNTHFTNYKTQATLTHTRPIPNTPKPKILIIPSSIQSNIH, from the exons ATGGCCACCATTTCCTTAGTGCCCAAGTTGAGCTCTTCTGATTGTGGGCAGGCCCTTCAGTTCCTTTTTCCCAACTGCAAATTCAGAAGCACACAACTCTTTCATCATAGAAAGTGTCATGGGAGGCGAGCTGGGCTTCCTCAGAATCGTGGGTTTCGTGTCTCTTGCCTATCAAAG ACAGATGAAGTGCAGATAAGAAGGTATTCACCATTTCTAGAAAGTGCATTACTACATGGTAATGGTACCTTGGTAGCCGATGAGTGGCAGGCAGTTCCTGATATTTGGAGAACTTCAGCTGAGAAATATGGGGATCGTGTAGCATTAACAGATCCGTACCATGATCCACCTTCAAATATGACCTATAAACag CTGGAACAGGAGATTTTGGACTTCTCTGAAGGCCTAAGAATTGTTGGAGTAAAGCCTGTAGAAAAAATTGCACTTTTTGCTGATAATTCTTGTCGTTGGCTTGTTGCAGATCAGG GCATAATGGCCACTGGAGCAATCAATGTGGCAAGAGGTTCAAGGTCATCAGTTGAAGAATTGATACAAATATACAATCACTCTGAAAG TGTTGCACTTGCTGTGGATAGTCCTGAATTGTTCAATCGGATTGCAGAACCATTCTGTTCCAAGGTTGTCATGAAATTTGTAATTCTGCTTTGGGGGGAGAAGTCAAGCCTGGCCAGTCGTGGAAACATCCCTGTGTTTAACTACAAGGATATTCTAGATTTGGGACGAGAAAACCGCAAGCGTATGCTTAATTCTAATGATGCAC GGAAATACTATACACATGaagctatcaattcaaatgatATTGCTACACTAGTATATACAAGTGGAACAACAGGCAACCCGAAAGGTGTCATGCTCACTCATCGAAATTTATTACATCAG ATAAGAAACCTCTGGGATGTTGTTCCTGCTGAAATTGGGGACAGATTTCTCAGTATGCTTCCACCATGGCATGCCTATGAACGAGCTGCTGAGTATTTCACATTTACAAATGGAATTGAACAAGTATACACAACTGTAAAGAACTTGAAG GATGATCTGCGACATTATCATCCAAATTATGTCGTTTCAGTTCCTTTAGTGTACGAGACACTTTACAG GGGGATCCAGAAACAGATTTCTACAAGTTCTAAAGCTCGTAAGCTTATTGCACTTTCATTCCTAAGTATCAGTTCGGCATACATGGAGTTTAAGAGAATTTATGAG GGGACATATTTGACAAGGAACCAGAAGCAGCCTTCATATTATGCTTCACTAGTTGATTGGATCGGGGCAAGGATTGTTGCTGCAATATTATGGCCTTTGCATGTGATGGGAACAAAACTAGTGTATAGTAAAATTCACTCTGCTATCGGAATATCAAAG GCTGGCATCAGTGCAGGAGGTAGTTTGCCAGCACATATTGATAAATTTTTTGAG GCAATAGGCGTAAAACTGCAGAATGGATATGGTTTAACAGAGAGTTCTCCTGCTGTTGCTGCTCGGAGACCAAACTGTAAT GTTCTTGGTTCAGTTGGGCATCCACTTCAACATACAGAGTTCAAAGTTGTAGACTCTGAAACTGGTGAAGTTCTCCCACGTGGTTCAAGTGGCATTGTAAACGTCAGGGGTCCGCAAGTGATGAAAGGATATTACAAG ATTGAGGAACTTGAAGATAAGTTGAGGGAGCAAGAGAAACAGTTACTTGAATACAAGTTCAGGGTGGTGCAAGAGAAGCAGTTACTTGAAGACAAGTTGAGGGAGCAAGAGAAGCAGTTACTTGAAGACAAGTTGAGGGAGCAAGAGAAGCAGTTACTTGAAGACAAGTTGAGGGGGCAAGAGAACCAGTTGCAGTGTACTCAACTTTTTGCTGATGTAGTAAGGGTGACTCCTCATGAAGGAAAGACTCGCATAAGAGATGAAATAACGAATGATGTTGATCCTTCTATCTTAAGGGCTTCAAATTCACTAAACCGCTGGATGAGTCAAGGGTCCACATCACTAAGAGGACACGATTCTCTCCatgagaaaagaaggaaaagagagTTTAAAAGTGGTGAGACGGAGAACTTCCACAGGCTGTCAACTTCTTTATATGACAACAAATCTAGGAAATCTGATCCTCCTAAGATTGCAAGAATCACAAGACCATCAAAGCCAACTGCTACTCAAGGTCCCAAATCGCGAATTGCGTATCATGAACTGAACACACATTTCACTAATTACAAAACTCAAGCCACTCTAACACACACCCGCCCAATACCCAACACCCCAAAACCCAAAATTCTCATCATCCCAAGCTCAATTCAATCAAATATCCACTAA
- the LOC133708985 gene encoding long-chain-fatty-acid--[acyl-carrier-protein] ligase AEE15, chloroplastic-like isoform X2 — protein sequence MCTNHALRPRNTAMLALQFLFPNCKFRSTQLFHHRKCHGRRAGLPQNRGFRVSCLSKTDEVQIRRYSPFLESALLHGNGTLVADEWQAVPDIWRTSAEKYGDRVALTDPYHDPPSNMTYKQLEQEILDFSEGLRIVGVKPVEKIALFADNSCRWLVADQGIMATGAINVARGSRSSVEELIQIYNHSESVALAVDSPELFNRIAEPFCSKVVMKFVILLWGEKSSLASRGNIPVFNYKDILDLGRENRKRMLNSNDARKYYTHEAINSNDIATLVYTSGTTGNPKGVMLTHRNLLHQIRNLWDVVPAEIGDRFLSMLPPWHAYERAAEYFTFTNGIEQVYTTVKNLKDDLRHYHPNYVVSVPLVYETLYRGIQKQISTSSKARKLIALSFLSISSAYMEFKRIYEGTYLTRNQKQPSYYASLVDWIGARIVAAILWPLHVMGTKLVYSKIHSAIGISKAGISAGGSLPAHIDKFFEAIGVKLQNGYGLTESSPAVAARRPNCNVLGSVGHPLQHTEFKVVDSETGEVLPRGSSGIVNVRGPQVMKGYYKIEELEDKLREQEKQLLEYKFRVVQEKQLLEDKLREQEKQLLEDKLREQEKQLLEDKLRGQENQLQCTQLFADVVRVTPHEGKTRIRDEITNDVDPSILRASNSLNRWMSQGSTSLRGHDSLHEKRRKREFKSGETENFHRLSTSLYDNKSRKSDPPKIARITRPSKPTATQGPKSRIAYHELNTHFTNYKTQATLTHTRPIPNTPKPKILIIPSSIQSNIH from the exons atgtGTACAAATCATGCGTTGAGACCCAGAAACACAGCTATGCTG GCCCTTCAGTTCCTTTTTCCCAACTGCAAATTCAGAAGCACACAACTCTTTCATCATAGAAAGTGTCATGGGAGGCGAGCTGGGCTTCCTCAGAATCGTGGGTTTCGTGTCTCTTGCCTATCAAAG ACAGATGAAGTGCAGATAAGAAGGTATTCACCATTTCTAGAAAGTGCATTACTACATGGTAATGGTACCTTGGTAGCCGATGAGTGGCAGGCAGTTCCTGATATTTGGAGAACTTCAGCTGAGAAATATGGGGATCGTGTAGCATTAACAGATCCGTACCATGATCCACCTTCAAATATGACCTATAAACag CTGGAACAGGAGATTTTGGACTTCTCTGAAGGCCTAAGAATTGTTGGAGTAAAGCCTGTAGAAAAAATTGCACTTTTTGCTGATAATTCTTGTCGTTGGCTTGTTGCAGATCAGG GCATAATGGCCACTGGAGCAATCAATGTGGCAAGAGGTTCAAGGTCATCAGTTGAAGAATTGATACAAATATACAATCACTCTGAAAG TGTTGCACTTGCTGTGGATAGTCCTGAATTGTTCAATCGGATTGCAGAACCATTCTGTTCCAAGGTTGTCATGAAATTTGTAATTCTGCTTTGGGGGGAGAAGTCAAGCCTGGCCAGTCGTGGAAACATCCCTGTGTTTAACTACAAGGATATTCTAGATTTGGGACGAGAAAACCGCAAGCGTATGCTTAATTCTAATGATGCAC GGAAATACTATACACATGaagctatcaattcaaatgatATTGCTACACTAGTATATACAAGTGGAACAACAGGCAACCCGAAAGGTGTCATGCTCACTCATCGAAATTTATTACATCAG ATAAGAAACCTCTGGGATGTTGTTCCTGCTGAAATTGGGGACAGATTTCTCAGTATGCTTCCACCATGGCATGCCTATGAACGAGCTGCTGAGTATTTCACATTTACAAATGGAATTGAACAAGTATACACAACTGTAAAGAACTTGAAG GATGATCTGCGACATTATCATCCAAATTATGTCGTTTCAGTTCCTTTAGTGTACGAGACACTTTACAG GGGGATCCAGAAACAGATTTCTACAAGTTCTAAAGCTCGTAAGCTTATTGCACTTTCATTCCTAAGTATCAGTTCGGCATACATGGAGTTTAAGAGAATTTATGAG GGGACATATTTGACAAGGAACCAGAAGCAGCCTTCATATTATGCTTCACTAGTTGATTGGATCGGGGCAAGGATTGTTGCTGCAATATTATGGCCTTTGCATGTGATGGGAACAAAACTAGTGTATAGTAAAATTCACTCTGCTATCGGAATATCAAAG GCTGGCATCAGTGCAGGAGGTAGTTTGCCAGCACATATTGATAAATTTTTTGAG GCAATAGGCGTAAAACTGCAGAATGGATATGGTTTAACAGAGAGTTCTCCTGCTGTTGCTGCTCGGAGACCAAACTGTAAT GTTCTTGGTTCAGTTGGGCATCCACTTCAACATACAGAGTTCAAAGTTGTAGACTCTGAAACTGGTGAAGTTCTCCCACGTGGTTCAAGTGGCATTGTAAACGTCAGGGGTCCGCAAGTGATGAAAGGATATTACAAG ATTGAGGAACTTGAAGATAAGTTGAGGGAGCAAGAGAAACAGTTACTTGAATACAAGTTCAGGGTGGTGCAAGAGAAGCAGTTACTTGAAGACAAGTTGAGGGAGCAAGAGAAGCAGTTACTTGAAGACAAGTTGAGGGAGCAAGAGAAGCAGTTACTTGAAGACAAGTTGAGGGGGCAAGAGAACCAGTTGCAGTGTACTCAACTTTTTGCTGATGTAGTAAGGGTGACTCCTCATGAAGGAAAGACTCGCATAAGAGATGAAATAACGAATGATGTTGATCCTTCTATCTTAAGGGCTTCAAATTCACTAAACCGCTGGATGAGTCAAGGGTCCACATCACTAAGAGGACACGATTCTCTCCatgagaaaagaaggaaaagagagTTTAAAAGTGGTGAGACGGAGAACTTCCACAGGCTGTCAACTTCTTTATATGACAACAAATCTAGGAAATCTGATCCTCCTAAGATTGCAAGAATCACAAGACCATCAAAGCCAACTGCTACTCAAGGTCCCAAATCGCGAATTGCGTATCATGAACTGAACACACATTTCACTAATTACAAAACTCAAGCCACTCTAACACACACCCGCCCAATACCCAACACCCCAAAACCCAAAATTCTCATCATCCCAAGCTCAATTCAATCAAATATCCACTAA
- the LOC133708985 gene encoding probable acyl-activating enzyme 16, chloroplastic isoform X3, with translation MATISLVPKLSSSDCGQALQFLFPNCKFRSTQLFHHRKCHGRRAGLPQNRGFRVSCLSKTDEVQIRRYSPFLESALLHGNGTLVADEWQAVPDIWRTSAEKYGDRVALTDPYHDPPSNMTYKQLEQEILDFSEGLRIVGVKPVEKIALFADNSCRWLVADQGIMATGAINVARGSRSSVEELIQIYNHSESVALAVDSPELFNRIAEPFCSKVVMKFVILLWGEKSSLASRGNIPVFNYKDILDLGRENRKRMLNSNDARKYYTHEAINSNDIATLVYTSGTTGNPKGVMLTHRNLLHQIRNLWDVVPAEIGDRFLSMLPPWHAYERAAEYFTFTNGIEQVYTTVKNLKDDLRHYHPNYVVSVPLVYETLYRGIQKQISTSSKARKLIALSFLSISSAYMEFKRIYEGTYLTRNQKQPSYYASLVDWIGARIVAAILWPLHVMGTKLVYSKIHSAIGISKAGISAGGSLPAHIDKFFEAIGVKLQNGYGLTESSPAVAARRPNCNVLGSVGHPLQHTEFKVVDSETGEVLPRGSSGIVNVRGPQVMKGYYKNPDATEQVLDEDGWLSTGDIGWIAPHHSIGRSRRCGGVVVLEGRAKDTIVLSTGENVEPVELEEAAMRSSLIQQIVVIGQDQRRLGAIIVPNKEEALLAATKTLSVDANTSDLSQDKLTGLLYEELRKWTSGCSFQIGPILIVDEPFTIDSGLMTPTMKIRRDKVVAQFKEQIDELYKKNS, from the exons ATGGCCACCATTTCCTTAGTGCCCAAGTTGAGCTCTTCTGATTGTGGGCAGGCCCTTCAGTTCCTTTTTCCCAACTGCAAATTCAGAAGCACACAACTCTTTCATCATAGAAAGTGTCATGGGAGGCGAGCTGGGCTTCCTCAGAATCGTGGGTTTCGTGTCTCTTGCCTATCAAAG ACAGATGAAGTGCAGATAAGAAGGTATTCACCATTTCTAGAAAGTGCATTACTACATGGTAATGGTACCTTGGTAGCCGATGAGTGGCAGGCAGTTCCTGATATTTGGAGAACTTCAGCTGAGAAATATGGGGATCGTGTAGCATTAACAGATCCGTACCATGATCCACCTTCAAATATGACCTATAAACag CTGGAACAGGAGATTTTGGACTTCTCTGAAGGCCTAAGAATTGTTGGAGTAAAGCCTGTAGAAAAAATTGCACTTTTTGCTGATAATTCTTGTCGTTGGCTTGTTGCAGATCAGG GCATAATGGCCACTGGAGCAATCAATGTGGCAAGAGGTTCAAGGTCATCAGTTGAAGAATTGATACAAATATACAATCACTCTGAAAG TGTTGCACTTGCTGTGGATAGTCCTGAATTGTTCAATCGGATTGCAGAACCATTCTGTTCCAAGGTTGTCATGAAATTTGTAATTCTGCTTTGGGGGGAGAAGTCAAGCCTGGCCAGTCGTGGAAACATCCCTGTGTTTAACTACAAGGATATTCTAGATTTGGGACGAGAAAACCGCAAGCGTATGCTTAATTCTAATGATGCAC GGAAATACTATACACATGaagctatcaattcaaatgatATTGCTACACTAGTATATACAAGTGGAACAACAGGCAACCCGAAAGGTGTCATGCTCACTCATCGAAATTTATTACATCAG ATAAGAAACCTCTGGGATGTTGTTCCTGCTGAAATTGGGGACAGATTTCTCAGTATGCTTCCACCATGGCATGCCTATGAACGAGCTGCTGAGTATTTCACATTTACAAATGGAATTGAACAAGTATACACAACTGTAAAGAACTTGAAG GATGATCTGCGACATTATCATCCAAATTATGTCGTTTCAGTTCCTTTAGTGTACGAGACACTTTACAG GGGGATCCAGAAACAGATTTCTACAAGTTCTAAAGCTCGTAAGCTTATTGCACTTTCATTCCTAAGTATCAGTTCGGCATACATGGAGTTTAAGAGAATTTATGAG GGGACATATTTGACAAGGAACCAGAAGCAGCCTTCATATTATGCTTCACTAGTTGATTGGATCGGGGCAAGGATTGTTGCTGCAATATTATGGCCTTTGCATGTGATGGGAACAAAACTAGTGTATAGTAAAATTCACTCTGCTATCGGAATATCAAAG GCTGGCATCAGTGCAGGAGGTAGTTTGCCAGCACATATTGATAAATTTTTTGAG GCAATAGGCGTAAAACTGCAGAATGGATATGGTTTAACAGAGAGTTCTCCTGCTGTTGCTGCTCGGAGACCAAACTGTAAT GTTCTTGGTTCAGTTGGGCATCCACTTCAACATACAGAGTTCAAAGTTGTAGACTCTGAAACTGGTGAAGTTCTCCCACGTGGTTCAAGTGGCATTGTAAACGTCAGGGGTCCGCAAGTGATGAAAGGATATTACAAG AATCCAGATGCTACAGAGCAAGTATTAGATGAGGATGGTTGGCTAAGTACTGGAGATATTGGTTGGATTGCTCCTCACCACTCAATAGGTCGAAGCCGTCGTTGTGGAGGTGTTGTTGTCCTTGAAGGACGTGCTAAGGATACTATAGTCCTTTCAACAG GAGAAAACGTTGAACCCGTAGAGCTTGAGGAAGCTGCCATGAGAAGTAGTCTAATTCAACAAATTGTCGTCATTGGCCAG GATCAACGGCGCCTTGGGGCAATAATTGTTCCAAACAAAGAAGAGGCCTTACTTGCAGCGACAAAGACGTTGAGTGTCGATGCTAATACATCTGACCTAAGTCAGGACAAATTGACAGGCTTGCTATATGAAGAACTGAGAAAATG GACTTCAGGGTGT